The sequence AGGGCGAAGGTGGCAGAAGGACTGCGCGCGCTGGTGTCGGCCGAGGACATTTTGGAGGCCGCGCGCCGGCTGGGAGCGCTGCAGCGCCAGCGCAAGGTGGACCTGGTGGCGCTGGTGGAGTCCACCGTGGCCGCGGTGACGCCCATGCCCGGCACGCAGACGACGGCGTTCGCCAATTACATCGCGCTCACCGGGCAGAAGCTGTCGCCCAGCGCCTTCTTCGAGCGCTTCAACCACGCCTTCGGGCAGTTGATGCGCGAGGTGGCGAGCCGGGCCGTGCAGGCCGTACGAGAGGCCGTCGGCGAGGACACGCCCTTCAACGAGTTGGGGGCGCTGCTGGACGCGTTCACGGACGTGCAGGTGGCCGACTCCACGTGCCAGCTGCTGCAGCGGCTGGCAGCCGACTGGGCCCCGTCCACCAGCGAGGCCAGGCCCGCCGCCTTCAAGTGGCACGCGCTGGTGTCGCTGAAGGACGAGTTGCCGGTGGCCGACGGCGTGACGCCGCAGCGCACCCAGGACACGCGCGCCCTGCCCGACGAGGCGCTGAGTCCCGGCACGCTCACCTTCATGGACCTGGGGTACACGGACACCGGGCGATTCCTCGACGCGATTGAGGCCGGGGCCCATTTCCTGGTGCGGCTCAAGGCCCAGCACGACCCGAAGCTGCTGCGGGTGCACGTGGGCAAGGGCGAGCGGGTGCGGGCGCGTGGAATGCGCCTGACAGACGCGCTCTTGCAGGGCGTCCTCAAGGCCGAGGACGGTGTCATTGACGTGGACGTGCAGTTGGAGAAGCACGGGCGCACGGCGCAGGCGCGTGTGGTGGCCGTGGAAGGCCCAGAGGGCGAGCGGCGCTGGTACCTGACGACGGTAGGTCGCGACGTGCTGAAGGCGCGCGAGGTGGCCGAAGCCTACCGTCTGCGCTGGAGAGTGGAGCTGCTTTTCAAGGCCCTCAAGTCCGGCGTGGGACTGACAGCGCTGCGCGCCACGCGGCCAGGCGCGGTGCTCTCGCTGGTGTATGCCAAGGTCATTGCCCTGGCCCTCTCGCGCCTGCTGGAGCTGTCGATGCAGCAGAAGGCAGGCGAGCCGGGCCAGGAGCAGGCGACAGGACGGCTCGCGCTCGTGCTGGCATTGACCCGCTGCGCCCCGCTGCTGCTGTCGCATGCGATGATGAGCCGGGGCGTGACGTTGGAGCAGTTGGAGGAGCGCATCCTGCTCATTGCCGAGGTGACGGCCCGCTCACGCCAACAGCGCCGAGAGCGGGAACGACGCAAGCGTGAGGCTTCTCTCGGGAGTGGCGGCTAAACCGGAAGCGGATGGTGGGAAGTCAGACGGCTCTGGCGGCTATCCGAGCACCACGTACTGCACCGCGACGCAGATCTGCTGCCTGAACACCGGCACGTGCGCGAGCACCTCCGCCGGGTGCTACGCCGATTAGGCGTCTGTTGGCGCCGGGGAAGAGTGGAGGCCCTCACCTCCAGGCTCCACTCTTCTCCCCTGGCATGGACTCGAGCCGCACCTGCATGCCCAGATGACACGGCAGCCAGCTCCAGCATCACGCGGGAGCTCGAGACGACCCGCCCGCTACTGCGTCACGTGCTGGCTGGCCAGCCACGTCGCTACCGGCGGATTGGGGACCACCACGTTGGGGGCAACGCCGAAGAGCGTGGTGTATGCGGCCTGCCAATTGATGTTGTTCGACAGGTCATGCCAGCGCGCGATGAAGGTCGCATTGGGAAAGCGCCGCACGATGTTCACCGGGTGGTCGATAAAGGCTTGGATGA comes from Pyxidicoccus parkwaysis and encodes:
- a CDS encoding IS4 family transposase, whose translation is MKTSTPRAKVAEGLRALVSAEDILEAARRLGALQRQRKVDLVALVESTVAAVTPMPGTQTTAFANYIALTGQKLSPSAFFERFNHAFGQLMREVASRAVQAVREAVGEDTPFNELGALLDAFTDVQVADSTCQLLQRLAADWAPSTSEARPAAFKWHALVSLKDELPVADGVTPQRTQDTRALPDEALSPGTLTFMDLGYTDTGRFLDAIEAGAHFLVRLKAQHDPKLLRVHVGKGERVRARGMRLTDALLQGVLKAEDGVIDVDVQLEKHGRTAQARVVAVEGPEGERRWYLTTVGRDVLKAREVAEAYRLRWRVELLFKALKSGVGLTALRATRPGAVLSLVYAKVIALALSRLLELSMQQKAGEPGQEQATGRLALVLALTRCAPLLLSHAMMSRGVTLEQLEERILLIAEVTARSRQQRRERERRKREASLGSGG